Proteins encoded within one genomic window of Jiangella mangrovi:
- a CDS encoding dihydrodipicolinate synthase family protein: MKALRAVDVRGVWGTVLLPIDDGGSIGWERLAAQVETLVASGVDGVYAHGTAGEFHALTEDEFDRVNDVLATRCERAGLPFQLGASHPATPVMMDRIRRATALEPGAIQVILPDWVPLNDDEVVRFLAGAAEAAGPVPLILYNPPHAKTHVRPELLARAAGATPSLIGVKMAGGDEDWYTAMTESVGDLSIFVPGHLLATGIARGAHGSYSNVAAMSPRGAVAWYRLMTTDPEDALDLEARIAEFFRRHIAPLQAAGLSNPALDKFLATVGDWADIGTRLRWPASSAPDAAVAPARADAHRLLPELFPA, translated from the coding sequence ATGAAGGCGCTGCGGGCGGTCGATGTCAGGGGCGTGTGGGGGACGGTGCTGCTGCCGATCGACGACGGCGGCAGCATCGGCTGGGAGCGGCTGGCCGCGCAGGTCGAGACGCTGGTCGCCAGCGGCGTCGACGGCGTGTACGCGCACGGGACGGCGGGAGAGTTCCACGCGCTCACCGAGGACGAGTTCGACCGGGTCAACGACGTGCTCGCCACCCGCTGTGAACGAGCGGGGCTGCCGTTCCAGCTCGGGGCGTCGCACCCGGCCACGCCGGTGATGATGGACCGGATCCGCCGGGCCACGGCGCTGGAGCCGGGTGCGATCCAGGTGATCCTGCCCGACTGGGTGCCGCTGAACGACGACGAGGTCGTGCGGTTCCTCGCGGGTGCGGCCGAGGCCGCCGGGCCGGTGCCACTGATCCTCTACAACCCGCCGCACGCCAAGACGCACGTCAGGCCGGAGCTGCTCGCCCGCGCCGCCGGAGCCACGCCGTCGCTCATCGGGGTGAAGATGGCCGGCGGCGACGAGGACTGGTACACCGCGATGACCGAGTCGGTCGGCGACCTGTCCATCTTCGTGCCCGGTCACTTGCTGGCCACGGGGATCGCCCGCGGCGCGCACGGCAGTTACTCCAACGTGGCCGCGATGTCGCCGCGCGGCGCCGTCGCCTGGTACCGGCTCATGACGACCGACCCGGAGGACGCGCTCGACCTCGAGGCGCGCATCGCCGAGTTCTTCCGCCGCCACATCGCCCCGCTGCAGGCCGCCGGCTTGTCCAACCCGGCGCTGGACAAGTTCCTCGCGACCGTCGGCGACTGGGCCGACATCGGCACACGGCTGCGCTGGCCCGCGTCGTCCGCGCCGGACGCCGCCGTCGCACCGGCCCGGGCCGACGCCCATCGCCTGCTGCCGGAGCTGTTCCCGGCCTGA